From one Musa acuminata AAA Group cultivar baxijiao chromosome BXJ2-6, Cavendish_Baxijiao_AAA, whole genome shotgun sequence genomic stretch:
- the LOC103987920 gene encoding small ribosomal subunit protein eS7: MFTARKKIQKEKGLEPTEFEDTVAQAFFDLENGNQELKSDLKDLYINSAIQMDVAGNRKAVVIHVPYRLQKAFKKIHVRLVRELEKKFSGKDVVLIATRRILRPPKKGSAVVRPRSRTLTAVHDGILEDVVYPAEIVGKRIRYRLDGSKIVKIFLDPKERNNTEYKLESFTGVYRKLCGKDVVFEYPLTETA, from the exons ATGTTTACTGCAAGGAAGAAAATCCAGAAGGAAAAGGGTTTGGAGCCAACAGAGTTTGAGGACACTGTTGCTCAG GCATTCTTTGATTTGGAGAATGGTAATCAGGAGCTGAAGAGCGACTTGAAGGACCTCTATATCAATTCGGCCAT TCAAATGGATGTAGCGGGCAACAGGAAAGCTGTTGTTATTCATGTTCCTTATAGGCTTCAAAAGGCCTTTAAGAAGATTCATGTGAGGCTGGTCAGAGAATTGGAGAAGAAGTTCAGTGGGAAG GATGTGGTTCTTATTGCAACAAGGAGGATACTCAGACCTCCAAAGAAAGGTTCTGCTGTTGTGCGCCCACGCAGCCGCACTCTCACTGCAGTTCACGATGGCATCTTGGAGGATGTTGTCTACCCAGCTGAGATTGTTGGGAAGCGCATAAGATATCGTTTGGATGGCTCCAAGATTGTGAAG ATATTCCTGGACCCAAAGGAACGCAACAACACGGAGTACAAGCTGGAGTCATTCACTGGTGTCTATCGAAAGCTTTGCGGAAAGGATGTTGTCTTCGAGTACCCTCTGACCGAGACTGCATGA
- the LOC135614919 gene encoding CASP-like protein 4B2, with protein MSLSTKHLFIPPHTPLVYCFFHMAADDEDESAEPRSIVPVMAPGPPPGIEKSTPSPLPAAVPADEGSAVVRSVVRRWRREHLLEKSGLILRALAWIFSLIAVAVLASNRRGGWMSFDHYQEYRYLLAVAVVALVYSTAQVLRQAHRLGTGKDLAPKQYSGIVDFAGDQVIAYLLISASSAAIPITDRMRQEVVNTFTDASVAAISMALLTFAALCLSALISGFLVSKRSYF; from the exons ATGTCTTTGAGCACCAAACATTTATTTATTCCCCCCCACACTCCACTAGTGTACTGCTTCTTCCACATGGCCGCCGACGACGAGGACGAGAGCGCCGAACCGAGGTCGATCGTGCCGGTGATGGCCCCCGGGCCGCCGCCTGGCATCGAGAAATCCACCCCGAGCCCCCTCCCCGCCGCTGTTCCCGCCGATGAGGGCAGCGCGGTGGTGCGATCGGTGGTGCGGAGGTGGAGGAGGGAGCACCTGCTGGAGAAGAGCGGGCTGATTCTCCGCGCGCTGGCGTGGATCTTCTCGCTGATCGCCGTCGCCGTCCTGGCCTCCAACCGGCGCGGGGGATGGATGAGCTTCGACCACTACCAGGAGTACCG GTACTTGTTAGCGGTCGCAGTGGTGGCGCTCGTGTACTCGACGGCGCAGGTGCTGAGGCAGGCGCACCGGTTAGGCACCGGCAAGGATTTGGCGCCGAAGCAGTACTCCGGGATTGTGGACTTCGCCGGAGATCAG GTGATTGCGTACCTGCTGATCTCTGCATCATCTGCAGCAATCCCAATCACAGACCGCATGCGACAGGAAGTAGTGAATACCTTCACAGATGCATCAGTAGCTGCAATCAGCATGGCTTTGTTGACATTTGCAGCACTTTGCTTATCTGCTCTAATATCGGGCTTCTTAGTCTCTAAACGAAGTTATTTTTAG
- the LOC135614918 gene encoding protein trichome birefringence-like 33 produces MNSFTIHLTTLSLIVFVAILYTEKRSLEKPQQLKLIIQQEYVPVQSKESKWKDVGMPFTTEIANDISLQMANGSTTKGAGAPLAAGGMEKEKEEEEEEELDVYVDGEDDEYVPFAVGRTEEGCDVFSGKWVYDKASMPHYAEQECRYINPQFKCEAFGRPDRAYQFWRWQPHGCSLQRFNATFMLERLRGKRILFVGDSLSGGQFFSMVCLLDRHIARFRKGHKHSPSLTIFAAPEYNVTIEFYWAPFLVESNCDNSTNHRVKERVIHLYPGSIEKHAENWKGADVLVFNTYTWWLTGTNMKTLRGASRDGAKFIKEMELEKAYRLVLKRMVRWLERNLDPLKTRVFFTSMSPTHFRSIDWGGDRQGNCYGQRMPIFDPTYWGSASKKSVMQVVSEVLGKTKLPITVLNITQLSEYRRDAHTSIYKQQRYPLTNQQRRNPRSYADCVHWCLPGLQDTWNELFYNKLFFP; encoded by the exons ATGAATTCCTTCACTATCCACCTCACGACTCTCTCCCTCATCGTCTTCGTTGCCATTCTTTACACGGAGAAGCGGTCTCTAGAAAAACCCCAGCAGCTGAAGCTAATCATACAGCAAGAGTACGTGCCGGTTCAGAGCAAGGAATCTAAGTGGAAGGACGTGGGCATGCCATTCACCACTGAGATAGCGAACGATATCAGCTTGCAGATGGCCAATGGGAGCACCACGAAGGGTGCAGGTGCGCCCCTCGCCGCAGGAGggatggagaaggagaaggaggaggaggaggaagaggaactgGACGTGTATGTGGATGGCGAGGACGATGAGTATGTGCCGTTCGCCGTCGGGAGGACCGAAGAAGGGTGTGATGTGTTCAGCGGCAAGTGGGTGTACGACAAGGCGTCGATGCCTCATTACGCCGAGCAGGAGTGCCGCTACATCAACCCTCAGTTCAAGTGCGAAGCTTTTGGGAGGCCCGACAGGGCTTACCAGTTTTGGAGATGGCAACCTCATGGATGCTCTCTGCAGAG ATTCAACGCCACGTTCATGCTGGAACGGCTGAGAGGCAAGCGCATCTTGTTCGTCGGAGACTCCTTGAGCGGCGGCCAGTTCTTCTCCATGGTGTGTCTCCTGGACCGACACATCGCCCGCTTCCGCAAGGGCCATAAACACTCTCCATCCCTTACCATCTTCGCAGCTCCG GAGTACAACGTCACGATCGAGTTCTACTGGGCACCATTTCTCGTCGAATCGAACTGCGACAACTCGACGAATCACCGGGTGAAGGAACGAGTCATACATCTGTATCCAGGATCGATCGAGAAGCATGCCGAGAACTGGAAGGGAGCAGATGTTTTGGTCTTCAACACGTATACGTGGTGGCTGACAGGGACGAACATGAAGACGCT GCGCGGGGCTTCTCGAGATGGAGCAAAGTTCATCAAGGAGATGGAGCTTGAGAAGGCGTACCGGCTGGTGTTGAAGAGGATGGTGAGGTGGCTGGAGAGGAACTTGGATCCCCTCAAGACCAGAGTCTTCTTCACAAGCATGTCACCTACTCATTTCAG GAGCATTGACTGGGGCGGGGATCGCCAGGGGAACTGCTACGGGCAAAGGATGCCGATATTTGACCCAACCTACTGGGGATCTGCTTCGAAGAAGAGCGTGATGCAGGTGGTCTCCGAGGTCCTGGGCAAGACGAAGCTTCCCATCACCGTCCTCAACATCACACAGCTCTCGGAGTATCGCAGGGACGCGCACACCAGCATCTACAAGCAGCAAAGGTACCCGCTGACGAACCAGCAGAGAAGAAACCCGAGGAGCTACGCCGACTGCGTGCATTGGTGCTTGCCTGGCCTCCAGGACACCTGGAATGAGCTCTTCTACAACAAGCTCTTCTTCCCTTAG
- the LOC103988433 gene encoding uncharacterized protein At5g01610 produces the protein MDQILNKVGSYWINKRANKEISSVGDDLNSLSSSIEGGAKWLVNKLKGKMQKSLPELLREYDMPIGLFPQDATHYEFNEETGKLTVFIPSICEVGYRDSSVLRFLNIVTGYLEKGKLVDIEGIKTKVLIWSKVTRISTEGSKIHFTTGVKKTRSRDAYQVLRAGITVDKF, from the exons ATGGATCAGATACTGAACAAGGTCGGGTCGTATTGGATTAACAAGAGAGCCAACAAGGAGATTTCCTCCGTCGGTGACGACCTCAAC TCACTCTCTAGCAGCATTGAAGGGGGTGCAAAATGGTTGGTCAATAAGTTAAAAG GAAAGATGCAGAAATCATTGCCTGAACTGCTGAGGGAATACGACATGCCAATAGGCCTCTTTCCACAAGATGCCACTCACTATGAATTTAACGAAGAGACGGGGAAGCTGACTGTTTTCATACCCTCCATATGCGAGGTGGGTTACAGGGATTCCTCGGTCTTGCGATTTTTAAACATCGTGACTGGTTATCTGGAGAAAGGAAAGCTAGTTGACATAGAAGGAATCAAGACCAAAGTGCTGATTTGGTCGAAAGTAACTCGCATCTCCACGGAAGGATCCaaaatccatttcactactggagTGAAGAAAACCCGGAGTCGTGATGCATATCAGGTGCTCAGAGCTGGTATCACTGTGGATAAATTTTAG